The following is a genomic window from Methanomicrobia archaeon.
ACGGTCACGGAAGGAGTTTCTGCGCCGGTTACGGGATCTCGGCATTGCGTGCGCGGAGCAGCAGCTCATCAGCTCCGGCTATGCGGCTGCGAAGTATATTCGCGACCGGTATCCCGGGAGCCGCGTGTACGTGATTGGCGAGCAGGGGCTGGTAGCCGAACTTCGTGAGCAGCATCTGACGGTTTGCGAGGCGGACTGTGATTGTGTGCTCGTCGGTCTTGACAAAGCATTCTCCTACACCAAGCTGCAGAACGCTCTTCGCTTCATTTTAGCGGGTGCCGTATTCATCGCTACCAATACCGATCCGTTCCTGGTCACGAGCACCGGGATAAAACCTGGCGCAGGCGCCATCGTCGCCTCGATCGAGACGGCAAGTGGCACACGCCCGATCGTCACCGGCAAACCGAGCACGATTATGCGTGAGCTCATTCTCAGCACGGTGAACGTGAAGCCTCACGAGATACTTATCGTGGGCGATAACCTCGCTACCGATATCCTCATGGGGATTG
Proteins encoded in this region:
- a CDS encoding HAD-IIA family hydrolase, with the translated sequence MDTRDLKALVIDLDGTVYRGTSLISGADEAIDTLCEAYDLYFLTNNSTRSRKEFLRRLRDLGIACAEQQLISSGYAAAKYIRDRYPGSRVYVIGEQGLVAELREQHLTVCEADCDCVLVGLDKAFSYTKLQNALRFILAGAVFIATNTDPFLVTSTGIKPGAGAIVASIETASGTRPIVTGKPSTIMRELILSTVNVKPHEILIVGDNLATDILMGIESGMRTALVLTGASAESDIEAASIRPDSVLASLAELPQAVRSLR